The genomic DNA TTCTTCAAGGTCAAAGGTTGCAGATTATCCTTTTACTACTAAAATACCACATCTTGGTGTTCTTAGAAATTTTTATTATGATTTAGTGATTGCTGATATTCCTGGGATAATTGAGGGCGCAAGTCGAGGTGTGGGGCTTGGTTTTGAATTTTTAAGACATATTTCAAAAACCGCTGGTTTGGTTTTTTTGATTGATGTTTCTGATGATAGCTTTTTGAGTGCATATAATATTCTTATTAATGAGCTTGGTGCATATGGAACTGGACTTTTAGAAAAACGGCGAATAATTGTTGCTAATAAACTTGATTTAGAAGGTGCAGATGAAAATTTTGAACAGATGAAGAAGAGTTTAGAGGGTGAAAAAGTTTTAGGAATTTCTATTTATGAAAATAAAGGAATCGAAGAACTTGTTAGAGAATTTTTTATTTTGGTAGGAAGTAAAGAAAATTAATTTTTATTTACTTTAAAAATTTGGTATTAGCCTTTTTCGAAGTTGGATTAATGTATATTATTTAATTGGAGATTTATGAAAATAGCAGTATTGGGTGGTACTTATAATCCTGTACACATTGGACATATGTTTTTAGCAAAGGAGATAGAATATTTCCTAAATGTTGATAAAGTAGTATTTATCCCTACTCATAAGCCTGTGCATAAAATTGTTGCAGGGAATGTTAGCGTTAGAGATAGAATTGAAATGCTTAAGTTGGCAATAAAAAATGAGAGCAATATGTTTATAGATGAATGTGACATAGTAAAGGGGGGGATAACTTATACCATTGATACTATTACTTGCATTAAAAAAAAATATATTCAAGATGAAATTTATTTGGTTATTGGAGATGATCTTTTTGAAAATTTTGCTTTATGGAAGAATCCAGAAGAAATAGTTCAGTCTGTGAATCTTGTAGTAGTTCACAGGATTTATAAAGAAAAGATTGTGAGTCATTTTAAACATATTTATATTGACAATAAAATTTTTCCTATTTCTTCCTCAGAGATTAGAAATAGAATTGAGAATTGTTTTCCTGTTGATTATTTGCTTCCCTTTGATGTTTTAAGATATATTAAAGATAATAACTTATATGCTTAAGGTAAATAATTGAAAAAAGAGTTATTTTTTTTAGTTTTAATAGTTTTGATAGTTCTTGGTGTTGTAATTTTTTTTATCGATAGTTCAAAAAAAGAACAAGTATATTTTGAATTAAATACTAAGAGTAATATTAGTTTTTTCTTTTTAGTAGAAGACGATATTGGCAATCTTTTGAGTATGCAAGAAATTTTTATTAATATAAAGACAGGAAATATTGGATTTTTAGATATTCCTATTTATACGGGTTATGAGGATTTGAAGGGGAATGTATCTTGGTTTGAAGATTTATATGAGAGACATAGTTTTAATGAATTTTTGTCTAAAGTATGTAGGCAGTTAAATCATGAACCCGATTATTATATTCGCTTTAAAAAGGATAATTTTGTCAAATTTATTGATTATCTTGGTGGGGTGCGACTTCTTGTTCAAAGACCGGTTAAAGTATATAGTGTTATAAATCCTATTTTAATACCTTCTGGTAACTCTGTGTTTGATGGTGATAAGGCTTATGATTATTTGAATTATTTTAAAGATATTAGTTATTTTGATGAGAGATTTGAGTTTTTCAAGGAATTTTTTAAAAAGATTTTAGCACAATTTGAAGACTTGGATGAGAGTCATGAAGATTTTTCAAGGATGTATTTTATGTTAGATACAAATCTTTCTGAGACTGTGTTTAAATATATTTTTACCAATTATAAAATAAATAATGAGAAACTTATTTTTGTTAATATTAAAGGACAAGAAGAAACATTTAAGAGTAGTGATAATAGTGCAATAAAGGTTGTTTTTCCTTATTATGGAGGAGCAGTTCTTAAAGAATCAATAGAGAAATTAAATAAGGATTTGATAAGTGAGAATAAAGATGAAGAGGTAGTAAAAGTTATTATTTTAAACGGCACTAAGACTTCTGGACTTGCGAGAAATGCGACTAATATTTTTAAGTCTTTGGGATTTAAGATTATAAAATTTGCAAATGCAGATAGGGATAATTATTCTAATACTTTAGTGATAAATAATTCAGATAATTTGGAAATGGCTATGAAAGTAGGGGATGTCATTAGAGCAAGAAATGTTAAGCCAATATCTGAATTTCATGCAGATATATTAGGGCTTGATGGATCTGATATAAGTCCTGATGTAATAGTCATTTTGGGAGATGATTTTGATGGAAGGTATGTTAAACACAGATGATGTTAAGGAATTGTGCAGAATAATATCTGATTTTGATGGAATTGATGTTTTAGGTATTGATGTTAGTTCTGTTTGTAATTGGGCAGATTTTTTTATTATTGTAACATGTTCATCATTTAAGCATATGGAGGCTTTGCATTCTGAGAAATTAGTTAAGTTTTTTAATGAAAGACATTTTAATTATTGTGTTCAGGGTAAGGGTTTTATTTATGATTGGACAATTGTTTCATGTGAGAATTTAATTATACATTTAATGAGTGATAAGGCTAGAGCGTACTATGAGCTTGAAAAGCTATGGAGCAGAGGGGAGATAATATCCTCATAAAGATATTTAATTAAAAAAAATAAAAATATCATAAAAATTATTTACAAAAAATTAAAAATATTCTAGATTTAAAACATGTATTTTAGGGAGGCTTTGAAGTGAATATCACAGATATAAGAATTAGGAGAGTTGATAATAAAAATCCCGGTTCTAAGTTATTGGCGTATGTTACAGTTACTTTTGATGATTGTTTAGTTCTTCACAATATTAGAGTTATTAAGGGACAGAAAGGTGTTTTTATTGTCATGCCTAATAGAAGAACTAAGGTAGGAGAATATAAGGATATTGTACATCCTATTAATCAAAATTTTAGAGAAATTTTACAAACTTCTATTTTTAGAGAATATGTGAAGGAAAATCCTTCAAATCTTGAGCTTGAATTGAGTTAATATAATATTATTGACAAAGAGTATTGTATTTTGTATGCTTTTGACTTGTAGATAATTTAAGTATTTGGGACGTCGACAAGTGGTAAGTCAACTGGTTTTGGTCCAGTCATTCGAGGGTTCGAATCCTTCCGTCCCAGTATTTTTGTTTAGGAGTTTTTGTTGTGGATAGTAGGGTTTTAAGTTACGAGAATCGTTTGGGTTTTGGTTCTTCTTGTGCTCGTAGGATAAGAATGAAGTCTGAGATACCGGCTGTTGTTTATGGGATGGGGCGTGATGTTCTTCATATAAAGGTTAAGAGTAATGAATTTAATAAAAAGTTTGGAAAATTTACTAATAACACTGTTTTAATTTTAAGAGATGGAAATGTAGATAAATGTGTTTTTATTAAAGATGTTGATGAGAATCTTACTAAGAAATTTATTTATCATATTGA from Borrelia turcica IST7 includes the following:
- a CDS encoding 50S ribosomal protein L25/general stress protein Ctc, producing MDSRVLSYENRLGFGSSCARRIRMKSEIPAVVYGMGRDVLHIKVKSNEFNKKFGKFTNNTVLILRDGNVDKCVFIKDVDENLTKKFIYHIDFYEVDQERDIERDVEIKFVGASIGVKEGGVLSVLKTKIKVKSLPLELPEFIEVDLSPVKRGDQITFRDVVLPDNVKLSEEDDNLVVLLVK
- a CDS encoding LCP family protein — encoded protein: MKKELFFLVLIVLIVLGVVIFFIDSSKKEQVYFELNTKSNISFFFLVEDDIGNLLSMQEIFINIKTGNIGFLDIPIYTGYEDLKGNVSWFEDLYERHSFNEFLSKVCRQLNHEPDYYIRFKKDNFVKFIDYLGGVRLLVQRPVKVYSVINPILIPSGNSVFDGDKAYDYLNYFKDISYFDERFEFFKEFFKKILAQFEDLDESHEDFSRMYFMLDTNLSETVFKYIFTNYKINNEKLIFVNIKGQEETFKSSDNSAIKVVFPYYGGAVLKESIEKLNKDLISENKDEEVVKVIILNGTKTSGLARNATNIFKSLGFKIIKFANADRDNYSNTLVINNSDNLEMAMKVGDVIRARNVKPISEFHADILGLDGSDISPDVIVILGDDFDGRYVKHR
- the spoVG gene encoding septation regulator SpoVG; this translates as MNITDIRIRRVDNKNPGSKLLAYVTVTFDDCLVLHNIRVIKGQKGVFIVMPNRRTKVGEYKDIVHPINQNFREILQTSIFREYVKENPSNLELELS
- the rsfS gene encoding ribosome silencing factor — protein: MEGMLNTDDVKELCRIISDFDGIDVLGIDVSSVCNWADFFIIVTCSSFKHMEALHSEKLVKFFNERHFNYCVQGKGFIYDWTIVSCENLIIHLMSDKARAYYELEKLWSRGEIISS
- the nadD gene encoding nicotinate (nicotinamide) nucleotide adenylyltransferase, yielding MKIAVLGGTYNPVHIGHMFLAKEIEYFLNVDKVVFIPTHKPVHKIVAGNVSVRDRIEMLKLAIKNESNMFIDECDIVKGGITYTIDTITCIKKKYIQDEIYLVIGDDLFENFALWKNPEEIVQSVNLVVVHRIYKEKIVSHFKHIYIDNKIFPISSSEIRNRIENCFPVDYLLPFDVLRYIKDNNLYA